The genome window GCGCACCAGCTGCTCGACCAGATGGCGCACACGCTGTCCATGCTCGGCCTGCCTGCGCTGGCGCGGGTGGCGCGCAACCAGATGTCGCTGCTGTCGACGCTGCTCTCCGAGGCGGCCGACGCCACCCACGAGGGCTGGATCGACATCGCCAGCGCGCTGCTGCGTATCGACATCAGCCTGGACGAGGCGCTCTACCGCCAGCTCAGCTCGACGGTGGCCGGCGACGACAGCCAGCCGCTGGGGGAGGAGATTCCCAACGCTGCCGACTTGCAGGGCGGTGAGCAGGCGCTGGTGCGCGAATCGCAGGTCAATATCTCGCGCGTCAAGACCGCCGTCGACGGCTGGCTGCGCTCGGGAAGCACGGAAGGCCTTTTCGAGGGGCCCGCGCAGTTGCAGGAGGTCAGCTCGGCGCTGGATGTCATCTCGCACCGGCGTTTCGCGGGCCTTGTCGCTTCGCTGGCGGAGACGTCTGCCGAGCACGGCCTGCAAGCCATCTGCGACGAACCCGCGCGCGCCGAGCGCTTCGCCGACGCCATCGCGGTGGTGGATTTCTATCTGGAGAGCCTGCTCCAGCGCAACACGCCGGGGGCGCATCTCGTCGAGACGCTTTCCGGGCTGCTCGACGGGTTGGTACCGCCGGCGGTCGCCGAAGAAGAGGAGAAGGAGCGCGCGTCCGCGCGGGCGGCCGAGCCGCCCGTTGCCGAGGTTGAAGCGCCCGCTGATGATGAAGTCGACCCGGATATCCGTGCGGTCTTTCTTGAGGAAGCCGCCGAGGTTCAGGAAGCCATCGAAGCGGCCTACGCGCGCTGGCAGCGCAACCCCGACGATACCGAGGCCATGCTGGAGGTCCGACGCGGCTTCCACACGCTAAAGGGCAGCGGCCGCATGGTGGGTGCCAGCGCCCTCGGCGAGTTCGCCTGGGCCTGCGAGTCCCTGCTCAATGCCTGCCGCGATGGCGGGATGGCCGTGACGCCGGCCATCGTCAGCTTCACTGGCGACGCCGTCGCCTTCGTTCCGGACATGGTGCGTGCCTTCGCCGAAAGCGGCGATATCGCCGATGCGCAGCGATTGGCGGAGCTCAGCGAGCGCGCTGAGCGCCTGCGTCAGGGCGGCGCCACCGACGCCGAGCGCGACGAGTTGCTCGCCACTTTCTACGAAGACGCGGCCTCCCAGCTCGGTCTGGCGGCGCGCTGGCTGCAGCAAGCCTCCGGCAAGAAGGTCGAGGACGATGTCCTGCGCGCCTTCCACACCCTGCGCGGCTCCTCGGCCGCGGTCGGCTTCGAGGGCTTCAGCGCCATTACCGGCGACATCGAGCACTATTTCAACACGCTGCGGCGCGGCGATCGACGCCTGGAAGGCGAGGCGGGCGAGGGGCTGGCCGCCATCGTAAGCACATTGCGCGAGCGGGTGAACGCCCGCACCGCCGAGCCGGAAGCCGAGCAGCTCGATCGGTGGCGCGAGATGCTGCGCGAGCTGCACGCAGCGCTGCCCGAGGCCGAGCGCGACGACGCCGAGAGCCACGCCATCAGTGACGCCTTCGCCATGGAGGCGCTGGACTGGCTCAAGGCCGTCGAGGAGCAGTTGCTGGCCTGGCGGGATGATCCCCCGGGGCAGCATTACGCGCCGGTGATGCGCGACCAGTTGCGCAATCTGGCCGGCACCGCAGCGAGTTCCGGCTGCGCGGCACTGGCCGAGCCGTCCGGTGCCTATGTCGAGCGCCTGGAGGCTGCCATCGCTGCGGGCGAGGCGCCTTCACCGGCAGCATTCGAAGCCGCTCAGGCGCATCTGGAGTCGCTGTTTCAGCAACTCGACGCCTTCCGAGAAGCCAGCGCCACCGACGATCCCGCGGCCCTGGCCGCCCGCATCGCGACGCTCGACTGGCAGGCGGCGAGGGCCGACGCTACCGGGACTTTGGAGGCCACCGAAGCCACCGTCCCGCCCGATATAACGCGACCCGCCGAAACAGCCGCCTCGCAGGTGTCGGCGCCCGAAGCCGCGCCGGTGCCGGTCGACGAGGCGACTTACGACAGTGATGCCGACGCCGCCGAGCTGCGCGAGCTCTTTGTCGGCGAGGCCGGCGAGTTGCTTGAGGCCATCGACAGCGATCTTGACCGCCTCGAGCGTGGCGCGCAGCGCGGCGAAGCATTGCGCGAGCTGGCGCGCTCGCTGCACACCTTCAAGGGCAGCGCCCGCATGGCGGGCTTCGACGATATGGGCGAGGTCGCGCACCGCTGCGAGACGTTGGCTTCGCGTATTGAGGAAGGCTCAGCCAGCGCCGATACCGTCACGCTGTCGCGCCTGCACAACGCCGCCGACGGCCTGTATCGCGCCGTCGAGCAGTTGCGGGCCGGCGGCACGCCGGATGTCAGCGCCCTGCTCGCTGACAGCGAGGAACTCGTCGGCCAGACGGCCGCGGTCGAGCCGCCCGCATTTTCCGATGCTGGCGGCGCGGATCTTTCGGCGCCGGAGCCGGCGGAACCCGCCTGGGCACCGCATGTCATCGACGCCGAAGGCGGCCTGGACGAGCTCGCCGGCGAGCTGCCGCAGCATCCGGTGATGGACGGGCAGGATTTGCCTGCCGAGGACGACCCGGAAGAGGACACCACCGGCGACGGTGCGACGGATGTGCCCGTCTGGCATCCGTCGGCCGAAGAGGCTGAGGGCAGCCTGCCCTGGGGTGAGCCGGAGGAGGAAGCGGCCGCCGGCCCGACGGTTGCTGCCGAGGTGCCGCCGGAAATGCCGGCACCGGAGACCGTCGCCTCGGAGCCGCTTTCGAAGGACACCGAACTCCTCGCGGGTTTCCGCGAAGAGGCCGGTGAGCTGCTGGAAACCGTCCAGTCGACGCTGGAACGCTGGCAGCAGGATTCCGAGCAGGGCGTGCCCGTCGACGAGGCCGGCTCGGTCATCGATCTGCGCCGGGCGCTGCATACGCTGAAGGGCAGCGCCCGCATGGTGGATGCCGTCAGCATGGCGGCAGTGGCCCACGAGATGGAGTCGCTGGTCGAGGATCTGGTCACCGGGCAGATGGAGCCGGACAGCGCCACCTTCATGCAGCTGCAGACGCGTCTCGAGCAGCTGCAGTATCTGCACGTCGGCAGCTCCGCACCGGGCGGCGGCGAGTCCACGGGGCAGCAGGCGGAAAGCGACGACAGCGCCTATTTCGACAACAGCTATATCGACGAGCTGACGGCCGCCGCGCCGGAGCCGGCGGCGGCGCAATCTGCCGCCGAAGCCAGCGCCGAAGCGGCTGTGGAACCGGCCGCGGAGCGGGCGCCGCCGCGCCCGGCGGGCACCGAGACGCAGTGGGACCCGCGCGTGCTCTGGAAGCCGCCGGCCGAGGACGACAGCGTGCTCGGCCTTCGGCGCGAGTTCGCGCGCGTGCCGGTGCCCGATCTCGAATCGCTGCTCAATCAGGCCGGCGAGATCTCGGTGCTGCGCGCGCGCCTCGACGAGCAGAATGCCGGCATGGGCGGTCAGCTTGAGGAGCTCGGCGAGACCGTCAATCGTCTGCGCGATCAGCTGCGCCAGCTCAACGCCGAGACCGAGGCGCAGATCGAGGCGCGCGGGCTCGCCCCCGACGGTGGTGAGGCGCAGCCGGATCGCTACGCCGGCGATTTCGACCCGCTGGAGATGGACCGCTACTCGCGCATGCAGGAGCTGTCGCGCGCGCTGGCGGAGACCGTCGGCGACATCAATGTGCTGCAGGACGCCATGCGCGCCGGCTCCAGCGAGTCCGAGGCGCTGCTGCTGCAGCAGCAGCGCATCAACAGCGATCTGCAGCAGGGTCTGATGGGCACGCTGATGGTGCCCTTCGCGCGCCAGACGCAGCGCCTGCAGCGCGTCGTTCGTCAGACTGCGCAGGAGACCGGCAAGCGGGTCGAAGCACGCTTTGTCGGCGAGGTCATCGAGGTCGACCGCAACGTGCTGGAGCGCATGACTGCGCCCCTGGAGCACGCCCTGCGCAACGCCGTCATCCACGGCATCGAGGATGTCGATACGCGCAGCGCCCGCGGCAAGGCAGAAGCCGGCGCCCTCGCCGTTAGCCTGGAGCGCGACGGTCAGCAGCTGCGGCTGACGGTGGCCGACGATGGTGGTGGTCTGGACTTCGAGGCCATCCGCCGCGGCGCCGTCGAGCGCGGGTTGATGCACGAGCAGGCCGAGCTGTCGCAGGCGCAGCTGGCGCTGTTCATCCTTGAGCCTGGCTTTTCGACCGCGCGCGAGCTGACGCAGAGCGCCGGCCGTGGCGTCGGCATGGATGTGCTGGCCGCCGAGGTGCGTCAGCTTGGCGGCTCGCTGGAGATCGACTCGAAGCCCGGGGAAGGCACGCGCTTCGTTATCCATCTGCCCATCACGCTGGGCCTGACCCAGGCGCTGATGTTCGTCGCCGGCGAGGAACGTTTCGCCGTGCCGCTGACCGCCATCGAGGGCATTGCCCGCGTGCCACGCGCGCAGGCGACACCGGCCGACGGCAGCGAGGGTCGCTTGCAGTATGGCGACCGCGACTATCGCATCGCCTTCGCGGCGGACTACCTCGGCCTGCCGCGGGCACCGGCCACCGACGCGCGTGCGCTGCCGGCCATCCTGCTGCGACTGCCCGAGGGCGTCGACGAGGGCAGCCGTGAGCTGGCACTGGTCGTCGACCAGGTCGTCGGCAACCGCGAGGTGGTGTCCAAGACCATCGGGCCGGTACTTGCTGCTGTGCCGGGCATGACCGGCGCCACGATTCTTCCCGACGGTCGCATCGTGCTGCTGCTCGACCTGCCTTCGCTCATCCAGGACCGCATTCGGCGCCAGCGCATCCGCGAGGCGCCCGAGCGCACGGTGAGCACGCGAGCGCAGAAGCCGAGTGTCATGGTGGTCGACGACTCCATCACCATGCGGCGCGTCGCCGAGCGCCTGCTGGAGCGCAATGGCTACGAGGTGCAGCTCGCCCGCGACGGTGTCGACGCCATGGGCCAGCTCGCCACCGCGCAGCCGGACGTGGTGCTGCTCGATATCGAGATGCCACGCGCCGACGGCTTCGAGGTGGCGAGCTACATGCGCAACACCACGCACCTGGAGGCCACGCCCATCATCATGATCACCTCCCGCTCGGGCGACAAGCACCGCGAGCGCGCCGCCGAGCTGGGCGTGCAGCGCTATCTCATCAAGCCTTATCAGGAGAACGAGCTGCTCGCCGAGATCAATAGCGTGCGCGCGGAGGCTGCCGCATGAGTCGCCAGCAGAGTGTCTTCGGCGTGCTGCTGGCACAGGAAGGCGGCGATCACCTGCTGCTGCCCAACGTCGCGGTGCTGGAGGTGGGTAACGTCTTTCAGCCGCCGCCGGGCAGCGACTCGGCGCCCTGGTGGCGCGGGCAGCGCAGCTTCGAGAGCGGCGAGGTGCCGGTGGTGGACTTCGAGCGGCTCAACGGTGGCGGCGGCGCGGAAGCCGGCGCCAGCCGCACTCGCGCCATCTTCGTGCAGACCTTCGGCCACATGCTGCAGAACCCGGTGGTGGCGCTGCTCTGCCGTGGGCATCCGCACCTCGTCGACGTCGAGCCGGAATCACTGCAGCCGGCGCCGCTGGCAGAGGGCGATCGCGACGATCTGGTGCTCTGCCGGGCGCGCTTGGGTAACACGCTCGTTGCGGTGCCCGATCTCGATACACTGGAAGCCGAGCTGGCCCAGGCCGGCGTTGCCTCCCGCTAGAACCGGTTGAAACCATGAGCCATGCCCGTATCCGGGAGCTGATGCAGCAGCTCCGAGAAGCCCTCGAGCAGCAGGACGAGGAAGAGGTCGATGAAGCCACGCTCGCCGAGCTGCGCGCGCTGGACGCCGATATCGAGGCGCTGCTCGAAGAGCAGGAGGATGCGCCCGATAGCGACTCCATCATCGAGCGCGCCGCCGAGGCGGAGGCCGGTTTCGCCGCACGCCACCCGGTGGCCGGCGGCTTCCTGCGCCAGCTGATCGACACGCTGTCGCGTATGGGTATCTGAGGCGGTGCAGCTTTCGGTCGGATTTCAGTCCGGCCTCAGGAAGATGCAGGCATCATCGCTTCGTGAAATCCCCGGTTTCTGCGAGCTATCAATGAAATTCATCTTCGAAGTCCAGGTTCGTCCCGGCACGACAATCGAGGACTACGCGGAGGTATGGCAGGAAGCCAGCCGGATCATCCAGCAGGCACCCGGTGCGCGCGGCACCTATCTGCACCGCAAGATCGGCCATCCCGATAAGGCGCTCGCCATCGCGCACTGGGATTCCAAGGTCGCACGGGATGCCATGGAGCAGCATGTCGACGCCGACCGTATGCAGCAGCTCATCGACAGTTTCAGCGACCGCTGCGACATCCGCCTCATCGGCGAGTTCGAGGAGCCCGGATGGGAGGTGGAGCCCTCCAACTAGCGTCATCGCTCTGTAAGCCGACGTCGCTACAAAGCAACTTTGACCGCTACGCGTGACTATCCGCGATGTCTCAGTTGCCTCATTACCCTGCGCCCCCGCGCGGTCTGGACGCGGCGCGAACCCGTGCCGCGGTGCAGATCTTTCGCCTGGGAGCAGGCGGCATGCTGCCCGCGCGCTGCTATGGGCCGGCGCCGCCGGCGCTGGCACCGGCGGCGGCGCCCGAGCACATCGAGATCGTCAGCCATTGCTGGGGCTACAGCCGTCTGCTGGCCTGCCAGCTCGCGGCGCTGATAGCGCACCCGCCTGCCTCGGTGACGGTGACGATGACGGTCTTCCACGCCCAGGAGGACACGGCCACCGTGGATTTGCTTGCGCGCATCGGCGCGATCAGGGTGCCCCGCGTGCGCTGGCAGTGGCGCAGCTTGCCGCCACCGCAGCTCTTTCGGCGCAGCATCGGGCGTAATCTCGCGGCGCGAGCGACCACCGCGGACTGGATCTGGTTCACCGACTGCGATGTCGTGTTCGGTCAAGGTGCCCTCGATGGGCTTGCCGTTGCCGTCAGTGGCAGCCGGAGCCCGCTGGTGTACCCCGAGATCGAGCTGGCGACGGCAGTGCTGGACGCCGCGAGCGTCGCGCAGGCCGAGCCCGAGACTCTGCTGAGCCACGCCGACCCGGCACGCTGCACGGCGCGCCGATTGACGCGCGCCACCGGGCCCATGCAGATCACCCGCGGTGATACGGCGCGGGCGCTCGGATACTGCGCCGCGGTCGAGGCCTTCCAGCAGCCGGCACGCCGGTGGTGCAAGGCGCACGAGGATCGTGTCTTCCGGCGTCAGCTGCGCACGGCAGGGACGCCGCTGCCGGTGCCCGCCGTCTACCGCCTGCGCCATGCTGAAAAGGGTCGCGACGCGGGGCGCGAGCGCCCCCTGCGCCGGCATCTTCGTCGCCTGCGCAGCGCCTGGCAGGACCGGCGTCGGCGCTGAGGCGCGCGTAACGCACCGGTCACTGCTGTGTTATCAGCACGCAATGCCGGCAAGCCACGCTATGCGGCATGCGGATCCAGCTTTTCTACAATTCGCCGAAGGCGCGCCGTTACTTTCGCGCGATCCAGTCTGGCCTGGCAGAAGAGACCGTCGGTCTGGCGCCCATCGGCTTGGCTGGTGGCAGCGCGCTCGACAATCACGATGTGAGCTGGATTGCTGCGTACAGCATCGAGCGCAAGCGGGCACGGCCGCATCTTTCGGACGACCGGCTGGCGCGAGATACACGTGTTCTGCATCGCGTCGCGCGTTGGCACTACGCGGCCGCATGGCAGCGTATGGCGCGCTGGCGTCCCGACGTCGTCGGCGTCTGGGGCGGCCAGAGCGTCGACGCCCGGGCGGTGCGCGCCGCAGCGGCGGCGCTCGATATTCCCTGTGTGCTGTTCGAGACCGGCTTGCTGCCCGACAGCACCACGGCCGATGCACGCGGCGTCAATGCCGAAGCTTCCGTGCCGGCCGATCCGCGCTTCTACGAGGCCTACCGTTGCAATGCGGAGTTACCGGAGCGTTGTACGCCGCGAAAGCTCCCCGAGGGGACGCCGGAGCCGTTGCCGAGTCGCTACGTTTTCGTCCCCTTTCAAGTGGCGCTGGACAGCCAGGTGCTGCTGTACTCGCCGTGGATCCGGGGCATGAGCCAGCTCTACTGGCTGCTCGAAGGCTTGATGCGTGACGTGCCGGAGCCGCTGCACCTGGTGTGCAAGCCACATCCGAGCTGCTCCGAGCCTTATCGGCAGCTGCGCCGGCACGCGGCCGGGCATCCGCGCCTGCACATCGTCGAGCAACACACATCAGAAGCTCTGATAAGGGGAGCCGAGGGCGTGCTTACCCTCAACTCCAGCGTTGGTATCGAGGGCCTTCTGCTGGGCCGCCCGGTGCTGTGTCTGGGTGAAGCCTGCTACGCCATCCCCGGGGTTGCCGAGCGTGCGCGCTCGCCGGAGGCGGTGCGGGCTTGGCTATCCGCGCGTGCCAATGGCATTGCCGTCGAGGCGCCGCTGCGCCGGCCCTTCCTCAACTGGCTGGCCAACGAGTACGTCATTCCAGGTAGCTTCCGCGCACCGAGTGTGATGCACTTCGAAAGTCTGCGCGCCCGTCTTGGTGAAGCCGCCCGCATCCGAGGCGCGCAGTCGGTCGAAGCAGTGGCTGCGGCATAGAGGAGTGCGCTGCGCGTCTCCCGCCCCGGGCTCTACTCGGCGGCCGCGAGTTTGAGCCGGCCGTCGGTTTCGCGCGGAGCGTGCGGTCAGGAACTTCGGTAGTCGAACTCCGTTCAGCGCGCTGATGGCCGGCGATTTCTTGGCCCACTCCTCCAATGGCGCCGCTCGGGAAGCGGCAACGTGCGTGATGGAAGGGGCACTGGCTTCGTGTGGCGTAGATGTCATCAGAGTGGCGGAAGGTCGGCCATTCGGCACCGCGACCGCCACTGCACGGCTGCAGCCCTCGCAATCTCGTCGCTACGGGAAATCGCATCGGCCACTTACGCTTCTGCGCGCATCTCAACGGCGCCCTGCGCCGCCGGGTAACGTTCACTAGGCGATCCGCTGCACCGATTGCCGCTGCGTTTAAGCTGTTGTATCGGAATCGCAGGGGGGAAGATGATGTGAGAGGTGTTTCTGGCGGCGCGCGCCAGTCTGCGGCGCCTGCTTTTCGATCACGACAGTATCGCCGGCCGACGCTTCGATATCGCGCTGCAGGTCGTTATTTTTGTCTCGCTGGCGGGTTTGACGATCGAATCGCTCGACGGGCTCCCGACGCTGGCCTACCGCCTGCTGCTGATTATCGAGGTGGCCTCGATCGCGTTGTTCACGCTGGAGTACCTCCTGCGCGTTTTCGCCGCGCCCAGCGCGCTGCGCTACATCTTCAGTTTCTGGGGCATGCTGGTCTCAAGAATCAAGTGCAACGCTTTCGTGAAATTTCGCCATTTCGTGGGCCATGACTTCTTCAGGCGTTTGCCAGTCCAGGGTTTTGCGTGGTCGCCCGTTGAGCAGGCGGGCGATGTCGTTGAGCTGGGTCTGGCTGACCGAGGAAAGGTCGGCGCCCTTGGGCAGGAATTGGCGCAGCAGGCCGTTGATGTTTTCGTTGCTGCCACGCTGCCAAGGCGCGTACGGGTCGGCGAACCAGATGTCGAGCTTCAGGCGTCGGGCGAGCTCGTCATGACGCGCCATCTCGCTGCCCCGGTCGTAGGTGAAGCTCTCGCGCATGAAGGCGGGGACCTTCTTCATCTGACGGGTAAAGCTCTCCAGCGCCGCATCGGCGCTGCAGTCGGCCATCTTGCAGAGCACGACGAAGCGCGTCTTGCGTTCGACCACGGTGCCGACAGCCGAGCGGTTGTAGGCGCCCTTGATGAAATCGCCTTCCCAATGGCCCGGCAGTTTGCGCTGCGTCACATCCTCGGGGCGATGAACGATGCGCAGATCGTCCGGCACCACCATGCCGCCTTTGCCGGCGGCGGTACGCCGTTTCTGGCCGCGCTGCGGCTTGTGCTGGCGCAGCGCCTCGACCATGGCCTTCTTCAGCGCCCCCTTGGGGTGCGCGTAGATGGCCGCGTAAATGGTCTCGTGGCTGATCTGCCAGTCAGATTCGTCGGGAAACATGCGTTCCAGTCTGCAGGCGATCTGCTCCGGCGACCAGGCGAAATAGATCAGGCGGTCGTGGACGTACTGCCACAGCGGCATGCCGGGTTGCAGCTTCCGATGCCGCCCGCAACGATGTCGTCGCTGCCGGTAGGCCGCACTCGCTGCCGTGGCGTCGTACGCCTTGCCGGCCAACGCATTGCGCCGACACTCGCGCGATATCGTCGACGGCGAGCGCCCCAACCGCCGGCTGATCTCTCGCGTCGTAACCTTCTGCTCAGCCAAGAGCATGATCGCCGCCCGTTCCTCCGCCGAGAGATGGCGGTAGCTTCTTCTTGTCATCGCAACACCGTATCTGCATCAGAGGTGGGTGTTGCACTTGGTTATTGAGTCTAAGCATCGTCGATTTCCTGGCGGTATTCCCTTACTACTTCTTCAACGACTCGCAGTGGGTGCGCGCGCTGCGCTTTCTGCGCATCTTTCGGCTGCTGCGGCGCAGCCGCGCACTGGCCCGCTTCACCGAGGCTTTCATGGAGGCCCGGAGCGAGCTGATGGTCTTCGGTACGACGGCCTTCATCATGCTCTTCGTCGCCGCCGCCGGTATCTATCAGTTCGAGCACAAGGCGCAGCCCGAAGTGTTCTCCTCCATTCCGGAGTCGCTGTGGTGGGCCGTCGTCACGCTGACGACCGTTGGCTACGGCGACGTCTACCCGATCACACCGCTCGGGCGGCTGTTCACCGGGCTGGTGATGATCATCGGCCTCGGCGTGGTCGCCGGCCTGACCGGCGTCATCGCCAGCGCGCTGACCCATGTTCGCGAGGAAGAGGACGACAGCGAGGAAGAGGGCAAGGACAAGGATTGAGCGCGGCTTCATCCACGGTTCACGCTGTGCTCCGCACGCTTGAAACCCTATCCGTCGAAGGAGTTCACCGCCATGCACAAGACCCTGACATCCGCCTTGCTTACCACTGCCATGCTGGTGGGTGTGGCGCCGGTCTACGCCGAGGAATCCGCCGACAACGAGAAGCAAGATTCGATGTTCGAGCGCGTCGCTGAAAGTACCGGGGAGTACGTTGCCGGTGCGGCGCTGACCGCGCGCGTCAAGACGCAGCTGGCCACCGAATCGGCGTTGAGTCCCTTCAAGGTCGGCGTCGAGTCGACTCGCGGTGTCGTGACGCTCAGCGGCGATGTCACTAGCGAGGCCGAGCGCCGGCTTGCCGAGCGTATCGCCGAAGACGTCGAAGGCGTCGTGGCCGTGCACAACGCGCTGCGCGTGAGCGCGGAAGCCAGCAAGCAATAGTGGCCGGGGCGCTTGCATCGCGTCGATAGCTAGAAACAGGAATCTTTCAAGGCTTCGGCCAACTAGGCTTGCAATGCCGCGGCGTTGCTTCGTCGCGTCCATTCCGTTCTGAGCTGAGCCATGACTGACGCCCCGACACTGCTCACGCGCAGTCCCTGCACCGGGGTCTGCAGCTACAACAAGCGCGACGTCTGCAAGGGCTGCCGGCGCAGCCGTACCGAGGTCAAGCAGTGGAAGCGCCTTGGTGCGATGGTGCGCCACGAGATCAATCTGCGCGCGCTCGCCAATGGCGGCAAGAAGGTGCGCCGCAAGCTGCTCAAGCCCTTCCGCGACTGAAGCCGCGTAAGCGGCTTGTCAATGGCATCCTTTGGGATCCTGTCCCGGACGTCCTTTGATGCCCGCCCCCGTGCAGTTCCTGACCCCCACTTGGTCCGGAGACCTGCCGCATTTCCGGCTGCTGCGGGCATCAATAGCGCGCTCTCCCCTGGCCGGGTTGTCGCATCGGGTCGTGGTGCAGGAGAGGGTATGGGCCTCTTCGAGGCGGAAGCAGCGGGCGCTGAACTCTGTTCCAGCGCCGTCGTGTTGCCGCCGGCCGTGGAGGCAGGCCGGCGCCGTGCGCGACGCATGCAGCAGCGCCTGGGACGGCACGGTACCCGCCTGGCGGGCACAGCCTATGCGCACGTTGGGGCTGGCCGGCGTGGGTGCGCTACACGGGCTGGCACACGCAGCAGATCAGCAAGCTGGCCGCCGCCGCCGAAAGTGTCGTCGACACGGTGGTGGTGATGGATTCGGACCTCGTGGTGCTGCAGGAGGCATCGCCTTCGGATTTCCTCGACGCCGACGGCCGCGTCGTCTGCTTCCAGCGCTCGGCGCCGGCGGCGGAGGTTGGCGGTAAGGCCGTCAAGTGGAATCACTAGGCCCACGCCCTCTACGGGCAGACGCTGGACGAGGCCGCGCCGCGCGATGTCTGCTTCGATACGCCCTTCGTGCTGCACGCGCCGACGCTGCGCGCCATGCTGGCCGAGCTTGAACGGCGCTACGACAAGCCCTGGTGGCAGGTGCTGCTCGAGCAGCCACCGCGGCACTGGTCGGAGTTCGCCAGCTACCGACTCTATCTGCGCGACTTCCTGCCGCCGGAGACCGTGGCCTGGCGCGACGACAGCCTGCTAGATTGCGGTTCCAGTCATTCCGATAGGAGACCCGACCATGGATCCCATGCAGTACGGCCTGAAGGCCGTGGACTTCGGCAGGCCGTGCACGGCCACGACCGGTCTCGACCGGCGCGGCTTTCTCGGTGCCTCGCTGGCCGGCGGCTTTGCGCTGGCGGCTGGCCCGGCTGCGGCCAGCACCATCATCACGGACACCGAGGGACTGACCGCGGGCGAGATCACCATCCGTACCGACGACGGCGAGATCCCGGCCTACCGCGCCATGCCGGAGACGGGCAAGGATCTGCCGCTGCTGCTGGTGATCCAGGAGATCTTCGGCGTGCATGAGCATATCCGCGACGTCTGCCGCCGCTACGCCAAGCAGGGCTACTACGCGGTGGCGCCGGCGATGTTCCACCGTCAGGGCGATGTCTCCGGCATGAGCGACGTCAACACGATCCTGACCGAGGTCGTCGCCAAGGTGCCGGATGCCCAGGTCATGGCCGACCTCGACGCCACTGTGGCGCAGGCCGCCGCCACCGGCCGGGTGGATGCCGAGCGCCTGGGCGTCATTGGCTTCTGCTGGGGTGGCCGCACCGTCTGGCTCTACGCACATCACAATCCGGAAGTGGCCGCCGGCGTCGCCTATTACGGGCTCGTCGATGGCATGCAGGGCGAGATCAAGCCGCATGATCCGGTCGATATCGCGGCCGAGTTGAAGGTGCCGGTGCTGGGTCTCTACGCCGGCGCCGATGAATACATCCAGCGCGACGCCCTGCGCCGGATGCGCACCGAGCTGCTTAAGTCCGACTCCGGCTCCGAAATCGTGGTCTTCCCGGGAGTCGACCACGGCTTCAACGCGGACTACCGGCCGACCTACGATGCGGCCGCCGCCGACTACGCGCGTCGGCTGGCGCGCGACTGGCTGACGCGGCACGGGGTCTGATCCGTCGGGGCGCGCTTGAAGAGCACGCCCGGCGCCCGCAGTATCGAGGGACACGCCAGCACGAGGAGCGCGGCCATGGCATGGCGCATTGGCAATGCGGCGATCGAGAGTCTGCAGGGCGACATCACGCGACAGTCCGATATCGACGCGGTGGTCAATGCCGCCAATGCCGAGTTGCGCGCCGGCGGCGGCGTCGCCGGTGCCATTCACCGCGCCGCCGGGCCGGGGCTGGACGACGAATGCCGGGCTTATGCCCCGATCTCGCCGGGCGAAGCCGTGATCACTGGCGCCCACGAGCTGCCCAATCGGCACGTCATTCATTGCCTGGGCCCCGTCTATGGCCATGATCGCCCGGAGGCGCAGCTGTTGGCCGATTGCTACCGCAACGCGCTCGATCGTGCCGCGGAAACCGGGCTGAGCTCGGTCGCATTTCCGGCGATCTCCACCGGCGCCTTCGGCTACCCCTTCGCTGATGCCGCCGAGGTCGCCCTCGATGCGGTCGGTGAATGGCT of Algiphilus aromaticivorans DG1253 contains these proteins:
- a CDS encoding Hpt domain-containing protein; protein product: MVYARPNLAAGMHWLRPEFTRGLTRARALVEQYVEEQISAVALREAVTTVEEISSSARVVQCAGVSIAAGEISEALDALAREEVEDVPALATAVMSALMQLDDYADAVVGGLPDHVLVLHPALNDLRIAQGLPLLSESELFARQLSQSGFETEYRGPEAGAPSAQQIARKYESVYQQALAQWLRGETRESIARVGKLSEAFARGADNGAMHLLWRCMAATAECALAGGIDASLDLRRLLGRSLPAVRALAAGEPFTEAEALAGALLWHLGRAQAVGSRTRRLRDELALERHLPDENVLARMRARLRGTNSALIAQLSQELRSDLGKVKDHIDLRVRAGAGDMDEAHQLLDQMAHTLSMLGLPALARVARNQMSLLSTLLSEAADATHEGWIDIASALLRIDISLDEALYRQLSSTVAGDDSQPLGEEIPNAADLQGGEQALVRESQVNISRVKTAVDGWLRSGSTEGLFEGPAQLQEVSSALDVISHRRFAGLVASLAETSAEHGLQAICDEPARAERFADAIAVVDFYLESLLQRNTPGAHLVETLSGLLDGLVPPAVAEEEEKERASARAAEPPVAEVEAPADDEVDPDIRAVFLEEAAEVQEAIEAAYARWQRNPDDTEAMLEVRRGFHTLKGSGRMVGASALGEFAWACESLLNACRDGGMAVTPAIVSFTGDAVAFVPDMVRAFAESGDIADAQRLAELSERAERLRQGGATDAERDELLATFYEDAASQLGLAARWLQQASGKKVEDDVLRAFHTLRGSSAAVGFEGFSAITGDIEHYFNTLRRGDRRLEGEAGEGLAAIVSTLRERVNARTAEPEAEQLDRWREMLRELHAALPEAERDDAESHAISDAFAMEALDWLKAVEEQLLAWRDDPPGQHYAPVMRDQLRNLAGTAASSGCAALAEPSGAYVERLEAAIAAGEAPSPAAFEAAQAHLESLFQQLDAFREASATDDPAALAARIATLDWQAARADATGTLEATEATVPPDITRPAETAASQVSAPEAAPVPVDEATYDSDADAAELRELFVGEAGELLEAIDSDLDRLERGAQRGEALRELARSLHTFKGSARMAGFDDMGEVAHRCETLASRIEEGSASADTVTLSRLHNAADGLYRAVEQLRAGGTPDVSALLADSEELVGQTAAVEPPAFSDAGGADLSAPEPAEPAWAPHVIDAEGGLDELAGELPQHPVMDGQDLPAEDDPEEDTTGDGATDVPVWHPSAEEAEGSLPWGEPEEEAAAGPTVAAEVPPEMPAPETVASEPLSKDTELLAGFREEAGELLETVQSTLERWQQDSEQGVPVDEAGSVIDLRRALHTLKGSARMVDAVSMAAVAHEMESLVEDLVTGQMEPDSATFMQLQTRLEQLQYLHVGSSAPGGGESTGQQAESDDSAYFDNSYIDELTAAAPEPAAAQSAAEASAEAAVEPAAERAPPRPAGTETQWDPRVLWKPPAEDDSVLGLRREFARVPVPDLESLLNQAGEISVLRARLDEQNAGMGGQLEELGETVNRLRDQLRQLNAETEAQIEARGLAPDGGEAQPDRYAGDFDPLEMDRYSRMQELSRALAETVGDINVLQDAMRAGSSESEALLLQQQRINSDLQQGLMGTLMVPFARQTQRLQRVVRQTAQETGKRVEARFVGEVIEVDRNVLERMTAPLEHALRNAVIHGIEDVDTRSARGKAEAGALAVSLERDGQQLRLTVADDGGGLDFEAIRRGAVERGLMHEQAELSQAQLALFILEPGFSTARELTQSAGRGVGMDVLAAEVRQLGGSLEIDSKPGEGTRFVIHLPITLGLTQALMFVAGEERFAVPLTAIEGIARVPRAQATPADGSEGRLQYGDRDYRIAFAADYLGLPRAPATDARALPAILLRLPEGVDEGSRELALVVDQVVGNREVVSKTIGPVLAAVPGMTGATILPDGRIVLLLDLPSLIQDRIRRQRIREAPERTVSTRAQKPSVMVVDDSITMRRVAERLLERNGYEVQLARDGVDAMGQLATAQPDVVLLDIEMPRADGFEVASYMRNTTHLEATPIIMITSRSGDKHRERAAELGVQRYLIKPYQENELLAEINSVRAEAAA
- a CDS encoding chemotaxis protein CheW, with amino-acid sequence MSRQQSVFGVLLAQEGGDHLLLPNVAVLEVGNVFQPPPGSDSAPWWRGQRSFESGEVPVVDFERLNGGGGAEAGASRTRAIFVQTFGHMLQNPVVALLCRGHPHLVDVEPESLQPAPLAEGDRDDLVLCRARLGNTLVAVPDLDTLEAELAQAGVASR